The DNA window GCGTGTGCAGTACATGCCACATACCACTTGGGGGAGCTGTGTAATTAGTTCAGACTTTTGATACTTCCTGCACCTCTGTTCATGTAAAGCAAAGTAGAGCAGCCCTCATCCAGCTCACTCTCCACTGAAGTTTCATCCAAAAATTGAATGTCTACCCCGTCCAGCCTGTGGATGTGAATGTCCTCCGGTTCCATGAAGAGGGCAATGGTCAGCGCTCGAGCGTTCATCTTGGCCACAGGTATGCTGAAGACCGGCAGCCAGGAGAGCACGCAGGCCAGGGAGTGGACCACGGCCAGGACGGGGAAGCCCAGCAACAGCCAAACATAAGTGCTGACGCGACACTGCACAGAGAATTTAAATCATTCATAGTCCATAGAAATATACCGTCGATGCACCAGTgataaattcttttttttacccagtgTTTTGACGGTTTTTGAGCTGGTGGTTCAGGGACAGTGATCCTAACGGGGATTGGGGTGGACATCAAGAGGGGCGCCGAGTCCTTCTCCGTACCGTCTGCACCTTCTGCAGGAACTACCTCAAACTTTGGAAGCGTCGCCGAAGATTTCTTAACTACATCCGCGGCCTGAACAGGGGATATAGGACGGGATTTCACCTGTCGGTCTCAGGCACTTAAATAGTGCATTTATCAAATAACCAATTACCTTCTCTATCGATTTCCCAAATGGCCAAATAAAGTACCACGCCATCTTTAAACAAAGTTTGcctggaaaaaacacaaacaaaaaaggatcttgcatataattacattacaatacTCTGAGTGACGCAGCTGGTTCATGGGGTACATACCGTAGGGAGCTCCGAGGATCGTTAGAAACATTACTGGACAAATTAGCAGGTAGATTAAAGATATCCACCATCCAAATAAAATGACATAAACAACGTTCCCAAAGGTGGCCACTGAGCCTGTGGGGAGGGGATCACAAACACAAGACGGGTTATTGCTTTCCCGTAACGACTCCACGTCGGTCGTTAAACATAATGAATATGCAAAgaataaacatgaagaaaaaaaaaaaaaatgaccttcTTGAGGCTTGACAATACTGAGATCCGAGTGGAGCTCTTGGATGATGTCAGATTGGTCTTCAATGGGCTTCTCCGTTACGTTGCCTTTCCACTTCCTGAAGCCAAACTGAGAAACAACGCGGCGTTGGGGATTCAAAGGGACACCGAGTGATTGTGGGGCAAAGAGACGGCAGGGAAAGTGTCTTCTCAACCCAGTCATCATGTCCCACCTTGTAGTTGTTGGCCTCCCTGTGTGCCTCCACCTCATTGTCAGCCCGGATCGTGGTCTTTATGGTGCCTTCATGCCAAACCTCCTCCTCACAGCGAGAGGAGACAGATTGGGGGGTGCCGAATCCTCCTGTGGCAGATCACAACGGGTGACACAACTCCCCCACAGATGGgagatttaccccccccccccaacgaaaGCACAGATCCCTGCACTCAAGTCAGTGGACTTCTCCAGGCCTCAGGTTTCCAATGCGACCAACTGACCCCGGGGAAAAAACCCGTGACTCTCACCTTTCTGTACGGTGAGGAAACATTTCGGTGTGTAGTGGCAGAAGTGGTGGGCAGAAGCAGCTGGGGAGGGCGTCTCCGCCGCGCCGGGCTCCGGGTGGTGGGGGTCGACACGGGGCAAATCGGTTGGGCGGTGTCGCCGCGGAAACCGGTGAGGCTGTTCAGGATCTACGGAGTTCTCTGAATAAAAGGAAAGCATCCTGGAGAATAAGGCGTTGTACGCTACTTCGGGGCAAAGTGTGCAAATTacgggattcttttttttgtgcaaattcAGCAGAGGGATTATGGTAAAATCCAGACTGGAGATGGTGGATTGAAATTAAGAATCGACACACAACTCAAAGAGGGGTGTCATTGAATTAGAGGTGGAGCGCAAGTTCACATCCAGGACCGTCGCCTTGCAGCCCTGGACATGTGTGTGACTAACAGGAACCTCCTGAGAGTCATGCATAGCgtcccctcacacccccccccccccactccactcaTCAATCATATTATAAATGCattgcaacacacacaatgaactCAGCTTACCGTGCTGTGGAGTTCAAAATAGAAGCATGCTGGTAGCACTGCAAATAATTAATCAGCTCAGAAGGTTTTAACTCCCCAAGTCAGATAAAAGGTTAAAAGGTTACGATTTAATGGTGCTATGGACAGATTTTAGACGCAAACTCAATGCTGACGAGTCAGAATTCAAATTTAAACTCCACAGAAGTTATGGGCAGTTCGGCACAATCAATGTGCGCTTATTTTACAAAAGGATGGGATTTCTCCCAAAGAAGTAACCCAACTAACATGATAAGTAAACTGCATTATTAttactgcgttttttttttatctcaacaaGGCAATGGACCATATGAACAAATGACACAGTGGGtcagaaaatacaaacacaagctGCACCAACAATAACTCCCAAGTAACGTCCAGAAGTTCATCATGCGTTTATTTCTTCTGGgattaaaagcaattaacagGAGAACAGTCCAACTGGAAGTCCTCGGAATGTTAAGCTCAGACCGGAGGAGAGAAGTTTGGAAGCACAGGTGGCTTTGATGAACGCACtcgagaagaagaaaggaggaaaaaaaaatagaaaaagcacaaaaagcaaGGACAAGCTTCGGCGGCGCGGGTTTGAAAGGACGCGGACTCTCCTGCGGGATTCGTTCGCTCTCACCTGGATCCGCCGCGGATCTTCTCCGCAGGTGCTCCGCATCGGGTGGCAGCAATGAAGACGTTTTGTGCGACATTTTGCTTGTCCATGTGTCGCTCCTGTATCATTTGTGCCCTCGaggttcctcccccccccccccccccccccttgtttatGAAGTGCGGACACTGGTCGTTCCTCACCGCGGATCACGCTGAGGGGCGGGGCGACTGATGGAGGAGTAGATGGTGGAGGGGTGTCTGAAGGAGCGGTGGTTGAAGGAGGAGTAGATGATGGAGGTGTGGCTGAAGGAGCGGTGGTTGAAGGAGGAGTAGATGGTGGAGGGGTGTCTGAAGGAGCGGTGGTTGAAGGAGGAGTAGATGGTGGAGGTGTGGCTGAAGGAGCGGTGGTTGAAGGAGGAGTAGATGGTGGAGGTGTGGCTGAAGGAGCGGTGGTTGAAGGAGGAGTAGATGGTGGAGGGGTGTCTGGTGGAGGCACATGTTCAATCTGGTTGAACCGTCCTCAAAGGCCTCTGCACTCACtgcgtgtgttttctttccatctTCTTCTTTGTGGATGTATATGGATGCTCACTTTTTGGTTTTTGGGGCTACTTTAACCCCCTCAAGGACAGAATCAATGAAAAGGTGTGGCTTGCAGAGAGCAAATCGATAtctgtaaattaaaataaaaccttttggttAACGTTGTACGAGTGAAAAGATAAGTGATGTCatctttttcttcacaaaaagaTGAATACACTTTAAAACAGATGGAACaaagtgtttttcatttagaagagtttaaaacatttctaaaaattaTTCATCGTTAAATAAACTTCAACTAATGAGAATTTTGCATTGTGTGATGTCAGGCAAAACAGCCACAAATAAAAGTGTAGGGCTCcttttatttacaaataaaaacaagaagtaCAGCTGCACAAAGTGACACGAAGACATTTTGACGCAGTTGGGAGACAAAGACAAGGCCTGCAGGTAAGCCTGAACATTTTGAAGTTTACAAAAACGGAAATAATTACATATCTGGGCATACAATGTAAAACAATACTCATTTAACTTCTAAATATTCTTTGAACGGAAATGTCTTGGACGGATATCGGCTATTCTTTACTTTGTTCTATATAATTGAATTCATAGCAGTGTGTTAACTACTTACACAAATAATTCTCCATCATACACATTTCACATGAATGTCTGGACACTTACATATAGACAAAGTACTTACCGTTGGCTAAGAGTGATTTCAGCGTCATTAATCAGTTTCAAATGACAATACAGGCGAAGTTTTGGTTACAACACAGTGTACACAAGTACAGTGACAACTTTCTATAGCACAGTTGACTCTTccctttttattattcaattcGGCAGAGTAATCGAGTGACTTGATGTAGAAATCTGTACAAATTATACCCTTATTGAGAAATCTATGAACAACGTATATACataacacatacacacttagAAAGAGAGATTGTAAAATAGAAGCATTTATGTTAAAAGTGACTTCTAAGCCCACTGCTATCTAAAATACGTCAAACAAAAGATTTTTAACTTGAtttaatgaaggaaaaaaactgAAGGCCAGTTAATATTGAATATGCAACAATTTAAAATATGTAGAAATACTGctgaagaaaaaacactttcaaggcgaaaaaatgttctgaaatatacaaaaataactCAAGAAATAGAAAACCACAGCATtaatttatgtatttctttgatctggacaaaaaaaaaaaaagaagccaattGTTGGTTCATTGCACCAGAAACCCGAGCATATGCAATCACACCTCAAGTTCACAGCacattaaaaagtaataaatggCTAAATAGTGGTgggaagagagaaaggggatcttaaaaaaaaaagttaaatatgaCACATAAGAAgacttcaaatgtattcaaatgggttcaaatgtatttgcaagtagcccgtagcatttttttgaaaaacctGTACGGTCTTTTGTGTGAGTCGGGTTTTACAGCCCTGGCACAGTAAAAACAAGTATGACACAAGCTGTTGTACAAAGATTAACAATATAATTGATTTCTAACAAGGTGTATAGAGGATGTCGTGCTGAGCTGATCTTAGCGAATGAATACAtccggggggaagggggggggggggggggggagttctgtTTCAAGCAATATGAAGTTTAGCTGCCTTTTTGTCATCATGGAGTTGCCTTGAAATTTTATTGGACACAAATAAagtacaccaaaaaaaaaaaaaaagtatttcttaTTCACAACATATTTTTCCACTATCCCTTTGTCTGTTttccaaacattaaaaaacccCTCTATATTTTAAAAGTGACCGGCTTCCATCTGGAGTACTCGGTAGGTGGAATTAGATGCACTTATGTAAGAATTTAGAAAGTATCCAGCACTTTTTGTTGCTTACTGTCCTGCGTACCGCCGAGCGATAAACCCGAGCTGTGCTCTCAGAAGTCAGAGTCGGCGTCCATAAGCTCCGCCTCCATTAAATTGGTCCGAGAGTGAACGGGCCCGTAGCCGGCCCTGCGTCCAGCCGGCACCCGAGCCACGTGGGCCAATCTCTCCGGCAGCCCGTCGGCGAGCTCCGCCTCAGCTCCGCCGGGCTGCCAGgtggaggctgggggggggcagcgggggccGAGGCCCAGATCCTCCGGGCGGTCGCTGTAGGCCGGAGGGCGGCCGCGGCCGTAGCTGTGCCGGCCGCTCTGGTACGAGGGGTAGGGGCGCCTCTGCTCGCGGGACACGGAGTGGGAGGGCCGGGTATCCGGGTAGGACCCCGGCaggacctcctcctcttcctcctcctcctccggcgccCGCTGTTGCCTCTGATGCTCCCGCAGGTTTGCGACCAGGCTGGGATGGCACGGCAACTTGGGCAAGCGAGGCACCGAGCTGCGGCCGAACTCGCGCTGGGGATAGCCGCGGTGTTCCGCCGCCTCCTGCGATGGACGCAcgtccttcttcctcttcttcttcttcttttttctctttatcaTCTCTGGCGAGATCTCCGCCTCCACCATCCACAGTCTGTTCCTCTCCTCTGGAGGTGGCACTGGGAAGAAATGTCAGAAAGGAAGACGGGTGTTCAACAGTTCTTGGCAGGAAAATGTGATCTgaaatgctctgtgtgtgtgtgtgtgtgtatagagcAGCAGGTGTGATGGCCTTCAGCTCTCACCTGGTGTACCCGTAGGAGTAACGGAGATGTCCTGAGGCAGAATGGCACCTCGCCTGGCCACCATCTTGGTCACATGCTGCGCCCAAGCCGACGACATGTCATTCGATGGCTCGTTCAGCTCAAAATTGATTCCGGCTACGGAAGAGAGAAGGCAAACCACTAAACTCCCCCGTAAACAAACAAAGGGAGAACCAAGGACAGCTTGGACACTTAATGGCTCCCCCACGGTGCCTCTATGGCTCCGAACTGTTCCAAGCCAAACAAGCACGGCAGCCACAGCAGCCTCACAGTTTACATGTGCCTTTCAGTTGTTAAGCTGCAGTTGTTAAGCTGTGCCTGACTGTGTAGCCCCTAAACCACACAAAagccaatggaaaaaaaattctcgggccaaatgaaaagaaaaataacaaatagtGGTTGTCTACATGAGCACACATGGCGCCAAACccgaatatactgtatatgcctTGCCTATATATACTGCCCTGCAGTTCCAGTTTTATACCACAAGGTGGACGTACGCGTGCGTCAACAAGCAGGTTTTTATTAAATGATCCTACAAGGACGGGTTTAGTCTTACTTAGGAGCATTGACCTCCGGTGAATTACTCACCCACGGGTCCCTCGTGGGACACGGTGTGCATGCTGAAGGACAGCTCCTTCTCTGGGTCCTTGTGAAGTTCCTTCCTCAACGCAAACGCCTTGGCAATCATCTTGCTCTTCTTGATCCTCTTGGGTTCGTTGTCGCTGCGGCCAATAATCCTGGCACGGGAACAGAAGGCAGGTTCAGAAAGAGGGACCCCGGACTCCGCGGGATGATTAGAAAAGACCCCGAATCGAGGATCACGCGTTCCACGCCGCCGTGATTCAGGCGAGACGGCGATTTCTTCCGCTTTCTGTTACGTCACTATGGAAATGTTGTAAATCTTGTAACACGACGTTTGCTTACTTGCACCAGGTCCGTCTCCAGATGAGGATGGTGGCCTTGGTCCAGACCCAGGTACTCATAGCAATGCCCGTCCCAAACATGGAGAACAGGTTGATCTTCTCCACCATCAGGCTGGGCCGGTTCTTAATGGTGCATTCTGGGATCGGCTTGTTGGTCTGAGAGGCGATTGTCACGTTGGCTTCGCACCTGttcgaaaaaagaaagaaaagaaaaaaaaacccagcagaGATAAAAAGTCAACGGCTCGACCATGCTAGGTGTGACCAGCACAActtccatccttccatcctTATGACTGAGGGACATTCAGAAGCTGGGTTTGGCAAATAAGAAAGTCTTTCACACGTCGGGGCAGCGGAGAGAGCTTTACATTTTTGAGGCTAAATTAATTGCGATGCAGCCAGAGTCAACACGGCGAGGGGAAAGGAGCGCTGCGTTTCTCCTCTGCAGGCCGAGCGGTTATGAGGCCGTTCTGAGTCTCAACAGCTTTCCGTTTGTGGATTTCTGCGTGGAGAGTTTGCAGGTGTGCAGCGGATCTTGAGGAGACACAACAGGGGGGAAAAACTCACAGCACGTATTCTCTGAAGCTCCGCTCCCATTCGGCCTGGTTGAAGAAGTCGTAGAAGTGGCAGCCAAAGGTGATGAAGACGAAGCCGAAAGCGAGGAATCCAAAAATACCTGGCGCGGAGAAACGGCCCAAACAAATCAGAGGAGAGATGCCGAACGCTCCAAATAGCTTTCGTACAGTGTGGAAATGTATCGTAGAATATTATTATGTTACATGTTAAAAGGTAAAAAGTTTGCAAAGTTTTCTCATTTCAAGAAGGTGCTGCTAAAGATTCTTaaaatcttcttttctttgcctAGCACCTAAACGGATCGTTACCGTGACGATGTTTACCCTCATACTGGTGCGCAATGCCACGGGATGAGAGAACGTACCAAGTCTCAGCATCGTCTCTTTGATTTTGCTTGCGGCTTTCTCACTCAGCAGCCCGGGGTGGTTGCTCTTAATGGAAAACAACGTCATGACGCCTAtaaggaggaacaaaaaaacgGGGTTTGAGAAGGACTGTTACAAATGTAATACTCAGACTCGAGTATAAGGGTTCGTTGAGCGACTTTGCGAGagcgtaaaaaaaacaacagcactcGCCCCGGATGAGGAAGTAGCCTCCGACGACGAGCACCACCCCGATGGGGGCGAGCACAAACCCGGCACGGTATCTGTAGTTCTTGTATCCCACGAAACAGATCCCGCTGACGGAGTCTCCGTCCACCTGTGAGACACAGGAGCCACAAACCcgatgagaaaaacaacaacgtcGTCCCGAGAGGTCAGGCCCGAAGCGAGGCCTTCACGCACCTCGGCGATGGCCAGGATGGCCACGGTCAGGACGAAGGGGATGGACCAGGTGACCATGTGGAAGTAGGAGGTCCTGCCAGACAGCGGCTGTTGCGTGGTGCCCAGGGCTTTGAAGGACGTGTGCCAGGCGTAGGTCAGCATGACGAACCAGATCACGCCCGACATCAGGGAGTAGTACACGATGATGAAGATGGTGACGCACGACAGCG is part of the Pungitius pungitius chromosome 2, fPunPun2.1, whole genome shotgun sequence genome and encodes:
- the smo gene encoding protein smoothened; translation: MSSQASGPHCWSVRDAVRLAAWLSGCAAALSPNGTAFVDHCKKHSTCEALRYNTCLGSPLPYTHTSLALADDSGTQEEAFEKLTMWSGLRNAPRCWSVIQPLLCAIYMPKCENGRVELPSQSLCLATRGPCSIVDQERGWPGFLKCDKFPQGCSNEVQKLKFNMSGQCEAPLVKTDIQSSWYKDVEGCGIQCDNPLFTEEEHDDMHAYIAYFGTITLLCTFFTLATFLADWKNSNRYPAVILFYINACFFVGSIGWLAQFLDGARDEIVCKSDNTMRLGEPSSSETLSCVTIFIIVYYSLMSGVIWFVMLTYAWHTSFKALGTTQQPLSGRTSYFHMVTWSIPFVLTVAILAIAEVDGDSVSGICFVGYKNYRYRAGFVLAPIGVVLVVGGYFLIRGVMTLFSIKSNHPGLLSEKAASKIKETMLRLGIFGFLAFGFVFITFGCHFYDFFNQAEWERSFREYVLCEANVTIASQTNKPIPECTIKNRPSLMVEKINLFSMFGTGIAMSTWVWTKATILIWRRTWCKIIGRSDNEPKRIKKSKMIAKAFALRKELHKDPEKELSFSMHTVSHEGPVAGINFELNEPSNDMSSAWAQHVTKMVARRGAILPQDISVTPTGTPVPPPEERNRLWMVEAEISPEMIKRKKKKKKRKKDVRPSQEAAEHRGYPQREFGRSSVPRLPKLPCHPSLVANLREHQRQQRAPEEEEEEEEVLPGSYPDTRPSHSVSREQRRPYPSYQSGRHSYGRGRPPAYSDRPEDLGLGPRCPPPASTWQPGGAEAELADGLPERLAHVARVPAGRRAGYGPVHSRTNLMEAELMDADSDF